One window from the genome of [Clostridium] celerecrescens 18A encodes:
- a CDS encoding major capsid protein yields the protein MPFNVLDAISVDERLNFAQNFAVARPTVLDTIFPDIKTQHFKAEYYRLMQGQNLPTPAFVHALDTEAHIGVRPTFEKVLTEKLFIKEKINQSEQLQMYITNGVPDDDGLIKWVFDDIGRLSESVVTRTKIAKGQLMSRGIMKIKENNLDMVIDFGIPAEQKIVFGDWSDPEYDIFSDFQRAVKILKDQGKLVTKVLTSDTQIQRMRKNKSIQTAIYGAINLGKLVTMAELRSILLEEFGFSLESCDERYAYVKVDGSRANGRYFDEDKVTFYTANASGGAGVGLWGPTPEEADYAAFQEALQKMYVTVTMWSTKDPVAKWTKASGMFIPVLPDPYGIVIATVVTGSGTLGTLTVNSIAGTATGDTKVTASPAKASGNSYKYKVGDSATAVTYGQNVQTWSAWDGSADITAATGKVITIVECDSSYKAVKAGNATVTAKS from the coding sequence ATGCCATTTAATGTATTGGACGCTATTAGCGTAGATGAAAGACTGAATTTTGCCCAGAACTTTGCAGTTGCAAGGCCGACTGTTCTGGATACCATTTTCCCGGATATTAAAACCCAGCATTTTAAAGCGGAGTATTATCGATTAATGCAGGGGCAGAACTTGCCGACACCGGCATTTGTACATGCCCTGGATACCGAAGCCCATATTGGTGTCCGCCCAACATTTGAGAAAGTATTGACTGAAAAACTTTTCATCAAAGAGAAAATTAATCAGTCAGAGCAGCTTCAGATGTATATTACTAACGGCGTACCTGATGATGACGGCTTAATCAAGTGGGTATTTGATGATATTGGCCGGCTGTCTGAAAGCGTTGTTACCAGAACCAAAATTGCTAAAGGTCAGTTAATGAGCCGTGGTATCATGAAAATCAAGGAGAACAACCTTGATATGGTTATTGATTTTGGAATCCCGGCAGAACAGAAGATTGTTTTTGGTGACTGGTCAGATCCGGAATATGATATCTTCTCTGACTTTCAGCGAGCGGTAAAGATTCTGAAAGACCAGGGCAAGCTTGTCACTAAAGTGTTGACTTCTGATACACAGATCCAGCGTATGAGAAAAAATAAATCCATTCAGACAGCTATTTATGGAGCAATCAATCTTGGTAAACTTGTTACCATGGCCGAGTTACGTTCAATTCTTCTGGAAGAATTCGGATTCTCCCTTGAATCTTGTGATGAAAGGTACGCATATGTAAAGGTTGACGGCTCCCGGGCAAACGGACGTTATTTTGATGAGGATAAAGTTACTTTTTATACGGCTAATGCGTCTGGTGGTGCTGGTGTTGGCCTATGGGGACCTACTCCTGAAGAGGCTGATTATGCAGCGTTCCAGGAAGCATTGCAGAAAATGTATGTAACTGTAACCATGTGGTCTACAAAAGACCCGGTGGCTAAATGGACTAAGGCTTCCGGTATGTTTATCCCGGTTCTTCCAGACCCATATGGAATTGTAATTGCCACCGTAGTGACTGGTTCTGGAACACTTGGAACCCTGACGGTTAATTCTATTGCTGGTACGGCTACGGGTGATACCAAAGTAACTGCTTCCCCAGCAAAGGCAAGCGGAAATTCCTATAAGTATAAAGTGGGCGATTCCGCGACCGCTGTAACCTATGGACAGAATGTCCAGACATGGAGTGCTTGGGACGGTAGTGCGGATATTACGGCAGCAACTGGCAAGGTGATTACCATTGTTGAATGTGACTCCAGCTACAAGGCAGTTAAGGCAGGTAATGCTACGGTAACGGCTAAATCATAA
- a CDS encoding collagen-like domain-containing protein — translation MAVREEDLGSVIGPQGPQGIQGEVGPTGAKGDKGEDGAKWLTGTSAPSTQGTNGDYYLNTSNWDVYQKASGTWSKTGNIKGATGAKGDKGDPGATGAQGPKGDPFAIAKTYTSVAAMNSGYSTDGVGVGQFVVIDTGNVEDVDNAKLYLKGVTAYTYITDMSGSTGLTGPQGPKGATGATGPKGDKGDQGVSPMFELRSGHLFAIYPE, via the coding sequence ATGGCGGTAAGAGAAGAAGATTTAGGAAGTGTCATCGGCCCTCAGGGCCCTCAAGGAATACAGGGGGAAGTCGGCCCGACTGGTGCAAAAGGTGATAAGGGCGAAGATGGAGCAAAATGGCTCACAGGTACCTCTGCTCCATCAACTCAAGGTACGAACGGGGATTATTATTTAAATACCAGCAACTGGGATGTATATCAGAAAGCATCGGGCACTTGGTCTAAAACAGGAAATATCAAAGGTGCTACAGGTGCCAAGGGTGATAAAGGCGATCCGGGTGCGACCGGAGCCCAAGGACCAAAGGGGGATCCTTTTGCTATTGCCAAGACCTATACAAGCGTAGCTGCAATGAATTCAGGATATTCCACGGACGGTGTTGGTGTTGGACAGTTCGTAGTGATTGATACCGGAAATGTTGAAGATGTTGACAATGCGAAGTTGTATTTAAAAGGGGTTACTGCCTATACCTACATTACGGATATGTCCGGGTCGACCGGCTTAACAGGTCCTCAGGGGCCAAAGGGCGCAACGGGTGCGACAGGCCCTAAAGGCGATAAGGGTGATCAAGGGGTATCTCCCATGTTTGAACTTAGAAGCGGGCATTTATTTGCTATCTATCCGGAATAG
- a CDS encoding CarD family transcriptional regulator, whose protein sequence is MNIGDVIIYGSHGVCRVTGLQDMCMDEKIRPYYVLKPVYHTASTLYVSAISDRRKTEIRHILSADEIFFLVKKLSSKDHNWIKDNRKRKELYGQVLADGNRSELIEMIKTLRSRKQELKSTNKDKKLQDSDECFLKDAEKTLCEEFAYVLNIKREEVIPFIYEQ, encoded by the coding sequence ATGAACATAGGTGATGTCATCATATACGGAAGTCATGGTGTTTGTAGGGTTACCGGATTACAGGATATGTGCATGGATGAAAAAATCCGCCCATATTACGTGCTCAAGCCTGTTTACCATACTGCCTCGACATTATACGTCTCAGCTATAAGTGACAGAAGAAAAACTGAAATTCGCCACATTCTTTCTGCCGATGAAATTTTCTTTCTAGTCAAGAAATTGTCGAGTAAAGACCACAATTGGATAAAGGATAATCGAAAGCGCAAAGAATTATACGGCCAGGTTCTTGCAGATGGTAACCGTTCCGAACTTATAGAAATGATAAAAACTTTGCGTAGTCGTAAACAAGAGCTAAAAAGCACAAATAAAGACAAGAAACTACAGGATTCTGACGAATGCTTTCTCAAAGATGCTGAAAAAACACTTTGTGAGGAGTTCGCTTATGTATTGAACATTAAGCGTGAAGAAGTTATCCCATTTATCTATGAACAATGA
- a CDS encoding XkdX family protein: MFDMLKWLYDGGKGKLTINGLVNAVIKGWITEAQKQEIIGTIDSQ; the protein is encoded by the coding sequence ATGTTTGATATGCTGAAGTGGTTATACGATGGTGGAAAAGGAAAGTTGACTATCAATGGCCTGGTAAATGCTGTCATAAAGGGCTGGATTACCGAAGCACAGAAACAGGAGATCATTGGAACAATAGACAGCCAGTAA
- a CDS encoding cold-shock protein: MNKGTVKWFNAQKGFGFIADEQGNEIFVHFSGLAMDGYKSLDDGQSVTFDVTEGNRGLQAVNVQIA, encoded by the coding sequence ATGAATAAAGGTACAGTAAAATGGTTTAATGCACAAAAGGGATTTGGTTTTATCGCTGACGAGCAGGGTAACGAAATTTTCGTTCATTTCTCAGGTCTTGCTATGGACGGCTATAAGTCTTTAGACGATGGTCAGTCTGTAACATTTGATGTAACAGAAGGTAATCGTGGATTACAGGCTGTTAATGTTCAAATTGCATAA
- a CDS encoding N-acetylmuramoyl-L-alanine amidase family protein, with product MKYLKRLVAWASVITVLWISLPLESLAASSKTISSVIIYVGLKDLEEGKTLPSEVSFKTTEKSGNYVCCNNNRYEVTDLNWITSDNKEMMIGSKPKMKVTLRAIDSDEYAFKGGYNSGNVSIKGGEYVTSSRSRADTLYVTFTFNPLKGTYNSPESASWGDSGIGDAEWSEGEYSSGAYDVYLYRGKTIIQKVECLKKTSYNFYPYMTKAGSYIFKVRTTSGTETEKKYGKKSEWTESDEAYLTEENVSDGSGQNGSWNSNSEVGWIRKGNTWYYKYPDGTYQKSWANINNKWYMFNSSGMMVIGWKQSNDHWYYFNSNGDMVTGWIVSGNNWYYLNPSLDNGVEGAMHTGWRQINGNWYYFNTNGSMAIGWVMSNNRWYYLNPSAASGVEGTMMTGWIVSGNNWYYLNPSLDNGVEGAMHTGWRQINGNWYYFNTNGSMATGWVMSNNRWYYLNPSSAVSIEGAMVTGWVFYNNKWYYTDSAGAMQSGWKQINKNWYYFNSDGAMAVNTIINGFFIDKDGTWYK from the coding sequence ATGAAGTACCTTAAGAGGTTGGTAGCCTGGGCTTCTGTAATAACAGTACTCTGGATTAGCCTTCCACTTGAATCCCTGGCAGCTTCATCGAAAACTATATCGTCGGTGATTATTTATGTAGGACTGAAGGATTTGGAAGAAGGAAAGACGTTACCGTCAGAAGTTTCCTTTAAAACAACGGAGAAATCAGGAAATTATGTCTGTTGCAATAATAACAGGTATGAAGTTACAGATTTAAATTGGATAACCTCTGATAATAAGGAAATGATGATTGGTTCAAAGCCGAAGATGAAAGTAACTTTACGGGCTATAGATTCCGATGAATATGCGTTTAAAGGAGGATATAATTCCGGTAATGTGTCAATAAAGGGAGGGGAATATGTGACCTCCAGCCGTTCCAGGGCAGATACCTTATATGTGACATTTACGTTTAATCCTTTAAAAGGAACCTATAATTCACCTGAAAGTGCTTCCTGGGGGGATTCAGGAATCGGAGATGCCGAATGGAGCGAAGGGGAATACAGTTCCGGAGCATATGATGTCTATTTATATCGTGGAAAAACAATCATACAAAAGGTTGAGTGTTTAAAAAAAACTTCTTATAATTTCTATCCTTATATGACAAAAGCAGGCAGTTACATTTTTAAAGTCAGAACTACTTCAGGTACGGAAACGGAAAAGAAATACGGAAAGAAAAGTGAATGGACAGAATCTGATGAAGCATATCTTACGGAAGAAAACGTGTCTGATGGAAGTGGACAGAATGGATCATGGAATTCAAATTCGGAAGTTGGTTGGATTAGGAAAGGGAATACCTGGTATTATAAGTATCCTGATGGTACCTATCAAAAATCCTGGGCAAATATAAATAACAAATGGTATATGTTTAACAGCAGTGGAATGATGGTTATTGGATGGAAGCAGAGCAACGATCACTGGTATTATTTTAATAGTAATGGAGACATGGTGACTGGCTGGATTGTTTCCGGTAATAACTGGTATTACTTAAACCCTTCGTTAGATAATGGAGTGGAGGGAGCTATGCATACTGGCTGGAGACAGATCAATGGAAACTGGTATTATTTTAATACCAATGGTTCCATGGCAATTGGCTGGGTTATGTCCAATAATAGATGGTACTACCTAAATCCATCAGCGGCCTCTGGTGTAGAAGGAACCATGATGACTGGCTGGATTGTTTCCGGTAATAACTGGTATTATTTGAACCCTTCGTTAGATAATGGAGTGGAGGGAGCTATGCATACTGGCTGGAGACAGATCAATGGAAACTGGTATTATTTTAATACCAATGGTTCCATGGCAACTGGCTGGGTTATGTCCAACAATAGGTGGTACTACCTAAATCCTTCGTCAGCCGTTAGCATAGAAGGGGCCATGGTAACTGGCTGGGTATTCTATAATAATAAGTGGTATTATACAGATTCTGCCGGAGCCATGCAATCAGGCTGGAAACAGATAAATAAAAACTGGTATTATTTCAATAGCGATGGGGCCATGGCAGTCAACACAATTATCAACGGATTCTTTATTGATAAAGATGGTACATGGTATAAGTAA
- a CDS encoding N-acetylmuramoyl-L-alanine amidase family protein → MKICLDAGHYGKYNKSPADGRYYESDMVWKLHLMLKRYLEEYGMQVITTRVDQATDRALYDRGTASAGCNLFISLHSNATGSGLNNNVDYPVSYCAINGRADDIGLALAKAVQVTMQTKQAARIEHRAGNNGDYYGVLRGASAVGTPALILEHSFHTNASVTAWLLNNENLVRLAKAEADVIAAHFGIQKEKKSGWKQEDGGWRFYNGDNGEYVRNNWHHDIEKDLWYWFDGAGMMVTNTWYQYKGGWYYLNADGVMLKGTLIAESEKVYCLDSEGKMVVEPVMLTPGQDGALQYPGLAE, encoded by the coding sequence ATGAAAATCTGTTTAGATGCTGGTCATTATGGAAAATACAATAAAAGCCCTGCTGATGGGCGATATTACGAATCAGACATGGTATGGAAACTTCACTTGATGCTTAAAAGATATTTAGAGGAGTACGGCATGCAGGTAATTACTACCCGTGTAGATCAGGCAACAGATCGGGCACTCTATGATAGAGGGACAGCATCAGCCGGGTGTAATCTATTCATTTCTTTGCACAGTAATGCCACAGGCTCCGGATTGAATAATAACGTTGACTATCCGGTATCTTATTGTGCTATCAACGGCAGAGCGGACGATATTGGCCTTGCTTTGGCAAAAGCGGTACAAGTTACCATGCAGACCAAACAGGCCGCCAGAATCGAACACAGGGCGGGTAACAACGGGGATTACTATGGGGTTCTGCGTGGTGCTTCCGCAGTAGGCACTCCTGCACTTATCCTGGAGCATTCCTTTCACACAAACGCTTCGGTAACTGCCTGGCTCTTAAATAACGAAAACCTTGTACGCTTAGCAAAAGCAGAAGCAGACGTTATAGCAGCGCATTTTGGCATTCAGAAGGAAAAGAAATCCGGGTGGAAACAGGAGGACGGCGGTTGGCGTTTCTACAATGGCGATAACGGGGAATACGTGCGGAATAACTGGCACCATGATATAGAAAAGGACCTTTGGTACTGGTTTGATGGCGCTGGTATGATGGTCACAAACACATGGTATCAGTATAAAGGCGGCTGGTATTATCTCAACGCAGATGGTGTTATGCTAAAAGGTACTCTGATCGCAGAATCCGAAAAGGTTTATTGCCTGGATAGCGAGGGCAAAATGGTTGTGGAACCGGTCATGCTCACGCCGGGACAGGATGGGGCGCTGCAGTACCCGGGGTTGGCAGAGTAA
- a CDS encoding LysM peptidoglycan-binding domain-containing protein produces the protein MIIHVVQPGETIKSISDYYKIPVDSLILENGITNPGNLAIGQTIVIVQPETLYVVQPGDTLESIAEQHGTTPMALLRNNPYLSDREFLYAGETIVLSYQTNKTRTIATSGYTFSYIDKSVLIKTLPFLTYLTIFNYRATSEGEIITIADDSDVIQLAKTYGVAPMMFVSTITEEGTIIREVTQNILNNSSVQDRLIDNILQMVKTKGYYGVNMYIEDITPDNINSIVEYIKKASAIFRSEGYRVLITTTPIMNIQGPIVSFEKLDYSRLSGYVDGILFASYDWARFYSYPSSIFPVNVLRELLDYVTSIIPLELLFLGITTLGYDWTLPYVPGATEATAIANNNAIQIAADNNIPIQFNEAAQSPFFYYMDSDGILHLVWFNDARSFEARAGLVAEYDLQGLSLWTIMRFDTQMWFIINTQYYIQKLSF, from the coding sequence ATGATCATACATGTTGTCCAACCCGGTGAAACCATAAAATCAATATCAGATTATTATAAAATCCCAGTTGACAGTTTAATATTGGAAAACGGAATTACAAACCCTGGCAATTTAGCAATTGGTCAAACTATCGTGATTGTACAGCCAGAAACACTCTATGTTGTCCAACCCGGCGATACTTTGGAGAGTATTGCAGAGCAGCATGGTACTACGCCAATGGCTTTATTAAGAAATAATCCCTATCTTTCTGACAGAGAATTTTTGTATGCCGGTGAAACGATAGTCTTAAGCTATCAAACTAACAAAACAAGAACAATTGCCACTAGTGGTTATACTTTTTCATATATAGATAAATCTGTTTTAATAAAAACGCTCCCTTTTTTAACATATTTGACTATATTCAATTATAGGGCTACAAGTGAAGGAGAAATTATTACTATTGCTGACGATTCTGATGTAATTCAGTTGGCTAAAACTTATGGTGTTGCGCCCATGATGTTTGTTTCTACGATTACGGAAGAAGGAACTATTATTCGTGAAGTAACTCAGAATATTTTAAATAACTCTTCTGTGCAAGATCGTCTTATTGATAATATTCTTCAAATGGTAAAAACAAAGGGTTATTATGGAGTGAATATGTATATCGAAGATATTACACCGGATAACATAAACAGTATTGTAGAATACATTAAAAAGGCTTCAGCTATATTTCGTTCTGAAGGTTATAGAGTACTAATAACCACAACGCCAATTATGAATATTCAGGGGCCTATTGTCAGCTTTGAAAAGTTGGATTATTCACGATTATCTGGATATGTAGATGGGATTCTATTTGCTTCTTATGATTGGGCTAGATTTTATAGTTACCCAAGTTCAATTTTTCCGGTTAATGTTTTAAGAGAACTATTAGACTACGTAACCAGTATTATTCCACTCGAATTATTATTCTTAGGAATCACTACACTCGGTTATGATTGGACACTACCCTATGTTCCGGGTGCAACAGAAGCAACTGCTATAGCAAACAATAATGCAATACAGATTGCAGCAGATAACAATATACCAATACAATTTAACGAAGCAGCACAGTCACCTTTTTTCTATTATATGGATAGTGACGGGATTCTTCACTTAGTGTGGTTTAATGATGCGAGAAGTTTTGAGGCAAGAGCCGGGCTGGTAGCAGAATATGATCTTCAAGGTTTATCTCTCTGGACTATTATGAGATTTGATACCCAAATGTGGTTTATTATTAATACTCAATATTACATCCAGAAGTTGTCCTTTTAA
- a CDS encoding collagen-like domain-containing protein, whose protein sequence is MAELDLGSVIGPQGPIGPKGDTGAQGPTGATGATGAKGDTGQRGSLWYNGTGITGTSTTATVFSGSGVSAALVNDYYQNTSTGADRGRIYRCTVAGAATVAKWVYAGTNLGPQGEQGIQGETGATGATGPKGDTGATGATGPKGDKGDKGDKGDTGATGPNAANLISATDVQGLVGTAGGSSTVQLLINAIADKVANKLLLKTDVVSQIVNDASKAASMAALYSLKQTTDTLNSNLALKANASDLQNLSADLKYFSQTTILIGNSENIAVQCTRRGHVVDIVFKGSKPISFPAGGFAFFTLAEQFRPSDYKYISAYGFDMLIQIAPNGEVLTYQESASRIIQGQCSFTVE, encoded by the coding sequence ATGGCAGAATTGGATTTAGGCTCAGTAATTGGGCCGCAGGGTCCGATAGGACCAAAAGGAGATACTGGAGCTCAGGGACCAACCGGAGCCACAGGTGCAACCGGTGCAAAGGGAGATACTGGTCAGCGCGGGAGCCTCTGGTATAACGGAACCGGGATAACTGGCACAAGTACAACTGCCACAGTATTTAGTGGATCAGGAGTTTCAGCCGCCCTTGTGAACGATTATTACCAAAATACTAGCACAGGTGCGGATAGGGGCAGGATATACCGATGTACGGTAGCCGGTGCCGCTACGGTGGCTAAATGGGTGTATGCAGGTACTAATTTAGGACCGCAGGGAGAACAGGGAATTCAGGGAGAAACAGGCGCTACCGGAGCAACAGGTCCTAAAGGTGATACTGGGGCAACAGGAGCAACTGGGCCAAAAGGTGATAAAGGAGATAAGGGAGACAAGGGGGATACCGGGGCAACAGGCCCGAATGCAGCAAACTTAATCAGTGCCACAGACGTTCAGGGATTGGTTGGCACAGCAGGGGGAAGCTCTACGGTGCAGCTGCTTATCAATGCAATCGCTGATAAGGTAGCCAACAAATTACTTTTAAAAACCGATGTGGTAAGCCAGATTGTAAACGATGCTTCTAAGGCTGCCAGTATGGCGGCGTTGTATTCTCTCAAACAAACTACTGATACACTAAATAGCAATTTAGCATTGAAAGCTAATGCGAGTGATTTACAAAACTTGTCGGCTGATTTAAAGTATTTTTCACAAACAACAATTCTCATAGGAAACAGTGAAAATATCGCTGTGCAGTGCACAAGGCGCGGTCATGTTGTGGATATCGTTTTTAAGGGAAGTAAGCCTATATCTTTCCCTGCAGGTGGATTTGCTTTCTTTACTTTAGCAGAACAATTTCGCCCATCTGACTATAAATACATCAGCGCTTATGGGTTTGATATGCTTATACAGATCGCACCAAACGGAGAAGTGCTTACTTATCAAGAGTCAGCTAGCAGAATCATTCAAGGACAGTGTTCTTTTACCGTAGAATGA
- a CDS encoding peptide-methionine (S)-S-oxide reductase: MVETIYFAGGCLWGVQAFIKTLKGVINTQAGRANGYSNTLEGEYDGYAECVKTEFDPDIVTVSQLMDYFFEIIDPYSMNKQGNDVGKKYRTGVYSKVPRHLEDAKNYITERADRGKIVVEVLPLMNYVKSADEHQDRLDRCPNDYCHIPKDLLQKYL; the protein is encoded by the coding sequence ATGGTTGAAACAATATATTTTGCAGGTGGCTGTCTATGGGGTGTACAAGCATTTATCAAAACACTAAAAGGTGTTATTAATACTCAGGCAGGACGAGCAAATGGTTATTCAAATACTCTAGAAGGCGAGTATGATGGTTATGCTGAATGCGTAAAAACAGAATTTGACCCTGATATTGTAACTGTTTCTCAACTAATGGATTATTTTTTTGAGATTATAGATCCTTACAGTATGAATAAACAAGGTAATGATGTGGGAAAAAAATATCGCACAGGCGTATATAGTAAAGTACCTCGACATTTGGAAGATGCCAAGAATTATATAACAGAAAGAGCGGATAGGGGCAAAATTGTTGTGGAAGTTCTTCCGCTTATGAATTACGTTAAAAGTGCAGATGAACATCAAGATAGATTGGATAGGTGCCCTAATGACTATTGTCATATTCCTAAAGATTTATTACAAAAATATTTATAA
- a CDS encoding PH domain-containing protein, whose translation MIDFKNGSFVKLKKVDNSIADGVTKLFISGEETIGCYKGIRDYVVFTNKRIISVNVQGMTGTKKDFTSMPYSKIQVFSVETSGVFDLDSELEVYFSGAGKVKFEFTGTCDIERIGQLIASYTL comes from the coding sequence ATGATTGATTTTAAAAATGGTTCTTTTGTAAAACTGAAAAAGGTAGATAATTCCATTGCAGATGGAGTTACCAAACTTTTTATCTCTGGCGAAGAGACCATAGGATGCTACAAAGGCATTCGCGATTACGTTGTTTTTACAAATAAGCGTATTATTTCCGTAAATGTTCAAGGAATGACTGGAACAAAGAAAGACTTTACATCAATGCCATACTCAAAAATACAAGTGTTCTCCGTTGAGACTTCTGGAGTATTCGACTTAGATAGTGAATTAGAAGTATATTTCAGCGGTGCAGGTAAAGTCAAATTCGAATTTACAGGTACATGTGATATAGAGCGAATTGGTCAACTTATAGCTTCTTATACTTTATAG
- a CDS encoding phage portal protein — protein sequence MNKLSYIDICKGAFGRKVAYTSVSTITSENILKVVGRAVSILNYNRPFIRYLHDYYMGDQPILYREKAVRPEINNKTVENHALEIVRFKAGQTYGEPIQYVSRKKDENINKAVDALNDYMRDAHKQARDIELGTWQSSVGTAYKATLKAGKNNPVPFWIHIPTPLNTIVVYSQVDGRDMLSIQQLKDENEQQYYLCFSEDKYFIIKNGRITDNNINGFGGIPIIEYPNNPDRLSDIEIVITALDQMNKMQSDRMNGIEQFVQAFMLFKNCEISKDEFIEMSQLGAIQVKDSGQANKSDVKLMTAELNQEQTQVSKDDVYRQVLVVEGMPDRQQNTGGDTGQAVYLRNGWDFAEQRAKLDEPFIIEAEKKHCQIVLNIIKQTTNDVPLTVRDFDVKITRNSTDNMLVKAQALDYLLKNKVNPLIALTTCGLFGDPEKVWLMSKPYMDTIFKTQEQLDVEVEKGRAYELLKNQSNNAVAKTGEAE from the coding sequence ATGAACAAACTCAGTTACATTGATATTTGCAAAGGTGCATTCGGGCGCAAGGTAGCATATACCAGTGTTTCGACCATTACTTCCGAAAATATTTTGAAAGTAGTTGGTAGGGCGGTTAGTATCCTGAATTATAATAGGCCGTTCATTCGTTATCTTCATGATTACTATATGGGGGATCAGCCAATTTTGTACAGGGAAAAGGCAGTGCGCCCAGAAATTAATAATAAGACAGTGGAAAATCATGCTTTGGAAATAGTGCGTTTTAAGGCAGGTCAGACATACGGTGAGCCTATCCAATACGTGAGCCGAAAAAAAGATGAGAACATTAATAAAGCTGTTGATGCACTTAATGATTACATGAGGGACGCTCATAAGCAGGCAAGAGATATTGAACTTGGAACATGGCAAAGTTCGGTAGGTACTGCATATAAGGCCACCTTAAAAGCAGGCAAAAACAATCCGGTTCCCTTCTGGATACACATTCCCACGCCGTTAAATACAATTGTTGTATATTCGCAGGTAGATGGCCGGGATATGCTTTCAATTCAGCAGTTAAAAGACGAAAACGAGCAACAGTACTATCTTTGTTTTTCCGAAGATAAATACTTCATTATTAAGAATGGCCGGATTACCGATAACAATATTAATGGATTTGGAGGAATTCCTATAATAGAATATCCTAATAATCCGGATCGGTTATCTGACATTGAAATCGTAATTACAGCTTTGGATCAGATGAACAAAATGCAGTCTGATCGAATGAATGGCATTGAGCAGTTTGTTCAGGCATTTATGCTTTTTAAAAACTGTGAGATTTCAAAAGATGAATTTATAGAAATGAGCCAGTTGGGTGCAATACAGGTTAAAGATTCGGGCCAAGCCAATAAGTCAGATGTGAAGCTTATGACTGCTGAACTTAATCAAGAGCAAACTCAGGTATCCAAAGACGATGTATATCGTCAAGTGCTTGTGGTTGAGGGAATGCCAGATCGTCAGCAAAATACCGGCGGTGATACCGGCCAAGCGGTTTATCTTAGAAATGGTTGGGATTTTGCAGAACAGAGGGCAAAACTCGATGAACCATTCATTATTGAGGCAGAAAAGAAACATTGTCAAATCGTGCTTAATATCATCAAGCAGACAACCAATGATGTTCCTTTGACAGTAAGAGATTTTGATGTTAAAATCACTCGAAACTCAACTGACAATATGCTTGTTAAGGCACAGGCATTGGATTATTTATTGAAAAACAAAGTTAACCCATTAATTGCTTTAACCACTTGCGGTCTGTTTGGAGACCCTGAAAAGGTATGGTTAATGAGTAAACCCTATATGGATACAATATTTAAAACGCAAGAACAATTAGATGTTGAAGTAGAAAAAGGAAGAGCATATGAATTGCTAAAGAATCAATCGAATAATGCAGTAGCTAAAACAGGAGAAGCCGAATAG
- a CDS encoding phage holin family protein has protein sequence MEQIMNYVKPELIIVAVVLYFLGMGLKQSQTVKDKYIPLVNGAVGIVLCGVYVLATSACQTGQEIAMAIFTAITQGVLVAGLSTYVDQIIKQSRKTE, from the coding sequence ATGGAACAGATCATGAATTACGTAAAACCGGAACTTATTATTGTAGCGGTGGTGCTGTACTTTCTGGGAATGGGCCTTAAGCAGAGCCAGACGGTCAAGGACAAGTACATTCCGCTGGTAAATGGTGCTGTAGGAATCGTTCTGTGCGGCGTATATGTCTTAGCTACCAGTGCCTGCCAGACTGGGCAGGAAATTGCTATGGCGATATTTACGGCCATTACGCAGGGTGTTCTGGTTGCAGGATTGAGTACATATGTAGATCAGATTATTAAGCAGTCTAGAAAAACTGAATAA